Part of the Nitrospinota bacterium genome, CCCCGCGTTGGACGGGGCTTTTGAACAATTCTGGATTTCAATCTATTCACTGGTCGGCGGTTGGGCCATTCAACGCGCCTGATTCGGAGATCATGGCCTATGCGGCAAAGAACGGTTTTGTCATCCTGACTCACGACCTGGACTTCAGCGCGATACTTGCCGTTACCCATGGAGAAAAACCAAGCGTTGCGCAAATACGCGCCGATGATA contains:
- a CDS encoding DUF5615 family PIN-like protein; amino-acid sequence: MKLLVDMNLSPRWTGLLNNSGFQSIHWSAVGPFNAPDSEIMAYAAKNGFVILTHDLDFSAILAVTHGEKPSVAQIRADDISPDVIGILVISALKQMESELEAGALLTIEPERSRLRLLPLKDK